TGCACCACCCCGCCCCCCAGCCGCACCCGCGCCCGACGGCCCGCGTCCAGGGGTGTGCTCGTCTGTAGGAACATCCCCCCCTCGCTCAAGTTGGCCACCCGAGCATAGAGGGTGATGTCCTCCGACTCGCACCAGCAGCGCAGGCGCGAGGTGAACCGCGTGGTCTTCCGGTTATCGATCGGCACCCCGCTGCCCTCCAGAGCCCGGTTCTCTCGGACCCACCATGTCACGGCCCTCCCCATGGTTTCGAGGGAGTCCGGATTAACGGGAATCCACTCTAGGTGGATTGTAAAAATCCGTCAAGAGGCGATTCCGGGAGGGTCTGGCGGGCTGGCTGGAGGGGGGCGGGTCAGGCGTCGATGACGGGCAGGTCGTCGAAGTGG
Above is a window of Cystobacter fuscus DNA encoding:
- a CDS encoding TIGR02266 family protein, with the translated sequence MPIDNRKTTRFTSRLRCWCESEDITLYARVANLSEGGMFLQTSTPLDAGRRARVRLGGGVVHEVTAEATVMWNRSRRQDKGPAGMGLRFEGLDSGAQDLLRRIISNEQRGPPFGLS